Proteins found in one Oncorhynchus keta strain PuntledgeMale-10-30-2019 chromosome 2, Oket_V2, whole genome shotgun sequence genomic segment:
- the LOC118361565 gene encoding homeobox protein koza-like: protein MALDCSSFSIKDILTRGRDARDNIPTSRNLTELCTLKLASISQDRQTESRDGSLRGPGSSTSDCSDEHKGDEREMKHIRQGSISSSPGLGDTRNPTFEFGSEESTGEEAEHMACKKDINNKQPSIYQDKQRKEEENERESSYSTVGQSISGNKKRSRAAFTHAQVYELERRFNLQRYLSGPERANLAGALKLTETQVKIWFQNRRYKTKRRQMVAEIAACSSSTPATLAKKVAVKILVRDDQRQYGGDELHRPPALPLYPAYQYGYNPYMYCFQTGISSNALCGGMH, encoded by the exons ATGGCGCTGGACTGCTCCTCTTTCTCCATCAAGGACATCCTCACCCGCGGACGTGACGCGCGAGACAACATTCCAACTTCACGGAATCTGACAGAACTCTGCACGTTAAAGCTGGCCTCCATCAGCCAGGACCGGCAAACCGAGAGCAGGGATGGGAGCTTGAGGGGCCCCGGTTCATCCACTTCGGATTGCAGTGACGAGCAcaaaggggatgagagggagatgaaacacaTCCGCCAAGGAAGTATTAGTTCCTCTCCTGGTTTGGGAGACACTAGGAACCCTACGTTCGAGTTCGGTAGTGAAGAGTCCACTGGGGAGGAGGCGGAACACATGGCATGCAAAAAAG ACATAAACAACAAACAACCCAGTATCTATCAGGACaaacagaggaaggaagaggagaatgagagggagagtaGTTACAGCACCGTGGGCCAATCCATATCTGGTAACAAGAAGCGCTCCCGTGCGGCCTTCACCCACGCGCAGGTCTACGAGCTAGAGCGTCGGTTTAACTTGCAGCGCTACCTGTCCGGTCCCGAACGGGCGAACTTGGCGGGTGCCCTGAAGCTCACGGAAACCCAGGTGAAAATCTGGTTCCAGAACCGGAGATATAAGACCAAACGGCGGCAGATGGTGGCCGAAATTGCCGCTTGTAGCTCCTCTACACCAGCCACACTGGCTAAGAAAGTGGCGGTGAAGATCCTGGTTCGAGACGATCAGAGACAGTACGGAGGGGACGAGCTGCATCGTCCGCCTGCTCTGCCACTATATCCGGCCTACCAATATGGATACAACCCCTACATGTACTGCTTCCAGACAGGAATCTCTAGCAATGCGCTTTGTGGGGGGATGCATTGA